A stretch of Tripterygium wilfordii isolate XIE 37 chromosome 11, ASM1340144v1, whole genome shotgun sequence DNA encodes these proteins:
- the LOC120009104 gene encoding uncharacterized protein LOC120009104 isoform X1 has translation MENISASGKTTMNYPNSEKQDEFSPAFVKESGEEPSKEIKSVTIGSNGSQLDNDDGRDGLGDKINKSNVSESKAHEENLVDSMEHDNVSKIQERSDFNPNVQEESSGVHIEQVDSGHQVDKGKDFESKTEEEANESTTEILSEEKEPEPIFDGTEVPGMEANRSSSTRSLDLGPEVEGSAWPEKAVALTNFVKEKGVVAVATVLRRLSIKRDELGQDIPTDEDKAASDSPEDNKTAEMSQKAAERSAWNPLNYIKISRDNTEKKAEPEAEAMEMLLQPIVIKGRIILYTRLGCKDCKEARLFLHRKRLRYVEINIDVFPSRKVELEKLSGSSAVPKVFFNEVLIGGLDEMKSLDESDKLNEKIDYLINEAPAVEAPLPPLSGEDDVSSNGALDEFAVIVQKMKQFIIIKDRFYKMRRFTSCFVGSEAVDFLSEDQYLERDEAIEFGRKLASKLFFRHVLEENLFEDGNHLYRFLDDDPVVASQCHNVPTGIIDVKPKPIIEIASRLRFLSYAIFEAYMSEDGRHVDYRSIHGSEEFARYLRTIQELHRVELQDMRREEKLAFFINLYNMMAIHAILEWGYPVGALERRKMFGDFKYVIGGCTYSLSAIQNGVLRGNQRPPYNLMKPFGEKDKRFKVALPYPEPLIHFALVFGSRSGPALQCYSPANIDKELMEAARNYLRGGGLIIDLQANAALASKILKWYSVDFGKNEVEVLKHASNYLEPANSEALLELLADARLKLMYQPYDWSLNL, from the exons ATGGAAAACATAAGTGCTTCTGGGAAAACTACAATGAATTATCCAAATTCTGAAAAGCAGGACGAATTTTCACCTGCTTTTGTGAAGGAATCAGGCGAGGAACCATCAAAGGAAATCAAATCTGTTACCATCGGCAGCAATGGTTCCCAGTTAGACAATGACGATGGACGAGATGGCTTAGGTGACAAGATAAATAAGAGTAATGTCTCGGAGTCTAAAGCTCATGAAGAGAATTTAGTGGACAGCATGGAGCATGATAATGTGAGCAAGATTCAAGAGAGAAGTGACTTCAACCCCAATGTCCAGGAAGAAAGCTCAGGTGTTCATATTGAACAAGTTGACTCCGGTCACCAGGTAGATAAAGGTAAGGATTTTGAGTCCAAAACTGAAGAAGAAGCAAATGAAAGTACAACTGAGATCCTTAGTGAGGAGAAGGAACCAGAGCCTATTTTTGATGGAACAGAGGTTCCTGGAATGGAAGCTAACAGGAGTTCTTCTACACGTTCTTTGGATCTTGGTCCTGAAGTTGAGGGATCTGCTTGGCCTGAGAAGGCAGTGGCTCTAACAAACTTTGTCAAGGAAAAGGGTGTTGTTGCAGTTGCCACTGTTCTACGCAGACTTTCTATAAAACGGGATGAGCTTGGACAGGACATTCCTACTGATGAGGACAAGGCTGCTTCAGATTCGCCTGAAGATAACAAAACTGCAGAAATGTCTCAAAAAGCGGCTGAGAGATCTGCATGGAATCCCCTAAACTACATTAAGATCTCACGTGATAATACAGAGAAAAAGGCTGAACCGGAAGCTGAAGCCATGGAGATGCTGTTACAACCTATAGTCATTAAAGGAAGAATTATACTATATACGAGGTTAGGCTGTAAGGATTGCAAGGAGGCTAGGTTATTCTTGCACAGAAAGAGGCTTAGATATGTAGAGATCAATATTGATGTTTTCCCCAGTAGAAAGGTTGAGTTGGAGAAATTATCTGGCTCATCTGCTGTTCCAAAGGTTTTTTTCAATGAAGTTCTGATTGGAGGACTTGATGAAATGAAGAGTCTGGATGAGTCTGACAAGCTCAATGAAAAAATCGATTATCTTATTAATGAAGCACCTGCAGTTGAAGCTCCTTTGCCTCCTCTTTCTGGTGAAGATGATGTGTCCAGTAATGGGGCACTTGATGAATTTGCTGTTATTGTTCAGAAAATGAAACAATTTATCATTATTAAAGATCGATTCTATAAGATGCGAAGGTTCACCAGCTGTTTTGTGGGCTCAGAAGCTGTAGATTTCTTATCAGAGGATCAATACTTGGAAAGGGATGAG GCTATCGAATTTGGTAGAAAGCTTGCAAGCAAACTCTTCTTTCGGCATGTTCTTGA GGAAAATTTATTTGAGGATGGCAACCACTTGTATCGATTCTTGGATGATGATCCTGTTGTGGCATCTCAATGTCACAACGTTCCGACAGGCATAATTGATGTGAAGCCTAAACCCATAATAGAAATTGCATCAAGGTTGAGGTTTTTGTCTTATGCCATCTTTGAAGCCTACATGTCAGAAGATGGTAGGCATGTTGATTACAGAAGCATTCATGGAAGTGAAGAATTTGCAAG GTATTTGAGGACAATTCAAGAGCTCCATAGAGTAGAATTGCAAGATATGCGTAGGGAAGAGAAGCTGGCTTTCTTTATAAATCTCTATAACATGATGGCCATCCATGCAATATTGGAATGGGGTTATCCAGTTGGAGCACTCGAGCGAAGGAAGATGTTTGGAGATTTCAAGTACGTTATTGGTGGCTGTACATACTCACTTTCAGCCATTCAAAATGGGGTTTTAAGAGGCAATCAACGCCCACCATACAATCTCATGAAGCCATTTGGCGAGaaagacaaacgtttcaag GTGGCTCTTCCTTACCCAGAGCCTCTTATTCACTTTGCATTGGTTTTTGGTAGCCGCTCTGGACCTGCTCTTCAATGCTATTCTCCTGCCAATATTGACAAAGAATTGATGGAAGCAGCACGTAATTACTTAAGAGGTGGAGGACTTATCATTGATTTGCAGGCGAATGCTGCATTAGCCAGTAAGATCCTCAAATG GTATAGTGTTGATTTTGGAAAGAACGAAGTAGAGGTATTGAAACATGCATCAAACTATTTGGAACCAGCCAATTCGGAAGCCTTATTGGAATTGCTTGCAGACGCTCGTTTGAAGCTGATGTATCAGCCTTATGATTGGAGTTTGAACCTCTAG
- the LOC120009104 gene encoding uncharacterized protein LOC120009104 isoform X3: MENISASGKTTMNYPNSEKQDEFSPAFVKESGEEPSKEIKSVTIGSNGSQLDNDDGRDGLGDKINKSNVSESKAHEENLVDSMEHDNVSKIQERSDFNPNVQEESSGVHIEQVDSGHQVDKGKDFESKTEEEANESTTEILSEEKEPEPIFDGTEVPGMEANRSSSTRSLDLGPEVEGSAWPEKAVALTNFVKEKGVVAVATVLRRLSIKRDELGQDIPTDEDKAASDSPEDNKTAEMSQKAAERSAWNPLNYIKISRDNTEKKAEPEAEAMEMLLQPIVIKGRIILYTRLGCKDCKEARLFLHRKRLRYVEINIDVFPSRKVELEKLSGSSAVPKVFFNEVLIGGLDEMKSLDESDKLNEKIDYLINEAPAVEAPLPPLSGEDDVSSNGALDEFAVIVQKMKQFIIIKDRFYKMRRFTSCFVGSEAVDFLSEDQYLERDEAIEFGRKLASKLFFRHVLEENLFEDGNHLYRFLDDDPVVASQCHNVPTGIIDVKPKPIIEIASRLRFLSYAIFEAYMSEDGRHVDYRSIHGSEEFARYLRTIQELHRVELQDMRREEKLAFFINLYNMMAIHAILEWGYPVGALERRKMFGDFKYVIGGCTYSLSAIQNGVLRGNQRPPYNLMKPFGEKDKRFKLYTLVA, translated from the exons ATGGAAAACATAAGTGCTTCTGGGAAAACTACAATGAATTATCCAAATTCTGAAAAGCAGGACGAATTTTCACCTGCTTTTGTGAAGGAATCAGGCGAGGAACCATCAAAGGAAATCAAATCTGTTACCATCGGCAGCAATGGTTCCCAGTTAGACAATGACGATGGACGAGATGGCTTAGGTGACAAGATAAATAAGAGTAATGTCTCGGAGTCTAAAGCTCATGAAGAGAATTTAGTGGACAGCATGGAGCATGATAATGTGAGCAAGATTCAAGAGAGAAGTGACTTCAACCCCAATGTCCAGGAAGAAAGCTCAGGTGTTCATATTGAACAAGTTGACTCCGGTCACCAGGTAGATAAAGGTAAGGATTTTGAGTCCAAAACTGAAGAAGAAGCAAATGAAAGTACAACTGAGATCCTTAGTGAGGAGAAGGAACCAGAGCCTATTTTTGATGGAACAGAGGTTCCTGGAATGGAAGCTAACAGGAGTTCTTCTACACGTTCTTTGGATCTTGGTCCTGAAGTTGAGGGATCTGCTTGGCCTGAGAAGGCAGTGGCTCTAACAAACTTTGTCAAGGAAAAGGGTGTTGTTGCAGTTGCCACTGTTCTACGCAGACTTTCTATAAAACGGGATGAGCTTGGACAGGACATTCCTACTGATGAGGACAAGGCTGCTTCAGATTCGCCTGAAGATAACAAAACTGCAGAAATGTCTCAAAAAGCGGCTGAGAGATCTGCATGGAATCCCCTAAACTACATTAAGATCTCACGTGATAATACAGAGAAAAAGGCTGAACCGGAAGCTGAAGCCATGGAGATGCTGTTACAACCTATAGTCATTAAAGGAAGAATTATACTATATACGAGGTTAGGCTGTAAGGATTGCAAGGAGGCTAGGTTATTCTTGCACAGAAAGAGGCTTAGATATGTAGAGATCAATATTGATGTTTTCCCCAGTAGAAAGGTTGAGTTGGAGAAATTATCTGGCTCATCTGCTGTTCCAAAGGTTTTTTTCAATGAAGTTCTGATTGGAGGACTTGATGAAATGAAGAGTCTGGATGAGTCTGACAAGCTCAATGAAAAAATCGATTATCTTATTAATGAAGCACCTGCAGTTGAAGCTCCTTTGCCTCCTCTTTCTGGTGAAGATGATGTGTCCAGTAATGGGGCACTTGATGAATTTGCTGTTATTGTTCAGAAAATGAAACAATTTATCATTATTAAAGATCGATTCTATAAGATGCGAAGGTTCACCAGCTGTTTTGTGGGCTCAGAAGCTGTAGATTTCTTATCAGAGGATCAATACTTGGAAAGGGATGAG GCTATCGAATTTGGTAGAAAGCTTGCAAGCAAACTCTTCTTTCGGCATGTTCTTGA GGAAAATTTATTTGAGGATGGCAACCACTTGTATCGATTCTTGGATGATGATCCTGTTGTGGCATCTCAATGTCACAACGTTCCGACAGGCATAATTGATGTGAAGCCTAAACCCATAATAGAAATTGCATCAAGGTTGAGGTTTTTGTCTTATGCCATCTTTGAAGCCTACATGTCAGAAGATGGTAGGCATGTTGATTACAGAAGCATTCATGGAAGTGAAGAATTTGCAAG GTATTTGAGGACAATTCAAGAGCTCCATAGAGTAGAATTGCAAGATATGCGTAGGGAAGAGAAGCTGGCTTTCTTTATAAATCTCTATAACATGATGGCCATCCATGCAATATTGGAATGGGGTTATCCAGTTGGAGCACTCGAGCGAAGGAAGATGTTTGGAGATTTCAAGTACGTTATTGGTGGCTGTACATACTCACTTTCAGCCATTCAAAATGGGGTTTTAAGAGGCAATCAACGCCCACCATACAATCTCATGAAGCCATTTGGCGAGaaagacaaacgtttcaag ttatatacgtTGGTTGCGTAA
- the LOC120009104 gene encoding uncharacterized protein LOC120009104 isoform X2 yields the protein MEHDNVSKIQERSDFNPNVQEESSGVHIEQVDSGHQVDKGKDFESKTEEEANESTTEILSEEKEPEPIFDGTEVPGMEANRSSSTRSLDLGPEVEGSAWPEKAVALTNFVKEKGVVAVATVLRRLSIKRDELGQDIPTDEDKAASDSPEDNKTAEMSQKAAERSAWNPLNYIKISRDNTEKKAEPEAEAMEMLLQPIVIKGRIILYTRLGCKDCKEARLFLHRKRLRYVEINIDVFPSRKVELEKLSGSSAVPKVFFNEVLIGGLDEMKSLDESDKLNEKIDYLINEAPAVEAPLPPLSGEDDVSSNGALDEFAVIVQKMKQFIIIKDRFYKMRRFTSCFVGSEAVDFLSEDQYLERDEAIEFGRKLASKLFFRHVLEENLFEDGNHLYRFLDDDPVVASQCHNVPTGIIDVKPKPIIEIASRLRFLSYAIFEAYMSEDGRHVDYRSIHGSEEFARYLRTIQELHRVELQDMRREEKLAFFINLYNMMAIHAILEWGYPVGALERRKMFGDFKYVIGGCTYSLSAIQNGVLRGNQRPPYNLMKPFGEKDKRFKVALPYPEPLIHFALVFGSRSGPALQCYSPANIDKELMEAARNYLRGGGLIIDLQANAALASKILKWYSVDFGKNEVEVLKHASNYLEPANSEALLELLADARLKLMYQPYDWSLNL from the exons ATGGAGCATGATAATGTGAGCAAGATTCAAGAGAGAAGTGACTTCAACCCCAATGTCCAGGAAGAAAGCTCAGGTGTTCATATTGAACAAGTTGACTCCGGTCACCAGGTAGATAAAGGTAAGGATTTTGAGTCCAAAACTGAAGAAGAAGCAAATGAAAGTACAACTGAGATCCTTAGTGAGGAGAAGGAACCAGAGCCTATTTTTGATGGAACAGAGGTTCCTGGAATGGAAGCTAACAGGAGTTCTTCTACACGTTCTTTGGATCTTGGTCCTGAAGTTGAGGGATCTGCTTGGCCTGAGAAGGCAGTGGCTCTAACAAACTTTGTCAAGGAAAAGGGTGTTGTTGCAGTTGCCACTGTTCTACGCAGACTTTCTATAAAACGGGATGAGCTTGGACAGGACATTCCTACTGATGAGGACAAGGCTGCTTCAGATTCGCCTGAAGATAACAAAACTGCAGAAATGTCTCAAAAAGCGGCTGAGAGATCTGCATGGAATCCCCTAAACTACATTAAGATCTCACGTGATAATACAGAGAAAAAGGCTGAACCGGAAGCTGAAGCCATGGAGATGCTGTTACAACCTATAGTCATTAAAGGAAGAATTATACTATATACGAGGTTAGGCTGTAAGGATTGCAAGGAGGCTAGGTTATTCTTGCACAGAAAGAGGCTTAGATATGTAGAGATCAATATTGATGTTTTCCCCAGTAGAAAGGTTGAGTTGGAGAAATTATCTGGCTCATCTGCTGTTCCAAAGGTTTTTTTCAATGAAGTTCTGATTGGAGGACTTGATGAAATGAAGAGTCTGGATGAGTCTGACAAGCTCAATGAAAAAATCGATTATCTTATTAATGAAGCACCTGCAGTTGAAGCTCCTTTGCCTCCTCTTTCTGGTGAAGATGATGTGTCCAGTAATGGGGCACTTGATGAATTTGCTGTTATTGTTCAGAAAATGAAACAATTTATCATTATTAAAGATCGATTCTATAAGATGCGAAGGTTCACCAGCTGTTTTGTGGGCTCAGAAGCTGTAGATTTCTTATCAGAGGATCAATACTTGGAAAGGGATGAG GCTATCGAATTTGGTAGAAAGCTTGCAAGCAAACTCTTCTTTCGGCATGTTCTTGA GGAAAATTTATTTGAGGATGGCAACCACTTGTATCGATTCTTGGATGATGATCCTGTTGTGGCATCTCAATGTCACAACGTTCCGACAGGCATAATTGATGTGAAGCCTAAACCCATAATAGAAATTGCATCAAGGTTGAGGTTTTTGTCTTATGCCATCTTTGAAGCCTACATGTCAGAAGATGGTAGGCATGTTGATTACAGAAGCATTCATGGAAGTGAAGAATTTGCAAG GTATTTGAGGACAATTCAAGAGCTCCATAGAGTAGAATTGCAAGATATGCGTAGGGAAGAGAAGCTGGCTTTCTTTATAAATCTCTATAACATGATGGCCATCCATGCAATATTGGAATGGGGTTATCCAGTTGGAGCACTCGAGCGAAGGAAGATGTTTGGAGATTTCAAGTACGTTATTGGTGGCTGTACATACTCACTTTCAGCCATTCAAAATGGGGTTTTAAGAGGCAATCAACGCCCACCATACAATCTCATGAAGCCATTTGGCGAGaaagacaaacgtttcaag GTGGCTCTTCCTTACCCAGAGCCTCTTATTCACTTTGCATTGGTTTTTGGTAGCCGCTCTGGACCTGCTCTTCAATGCTATTCTCCTGCCAATATTGACAAAGAATTGATGGAAGCAGCACGTAATTACTTAAGAGGTGGAGGACTTATCATTGATTTGCAGGCGAATGCTGCATTAGCCAGTAAGATCCTCAAATG GTATAGTGTTGATTTTGGAAAGAACGAAGTAGAGGTATTGAAACATGCATCAAACTATTTGGAACCAGCCAATTCGGAAGCCTTATTGGAATTGCTTGCAGACGCTCGTTTGAAGCTGATGTATCAGCCTTATGATTGGAGTTTGAACCTCTAG
- the LOC120009105 gene encoding tRNA (carboxymethyluridine(34)-5-O)-methyltransferase-like isoform X1: MGHQSPKSFLKVYQDKWAMNPKEAQIVHCLSSLQVTALGLLLKAFLSLPVDRSNFHSLSRLELRALYGLYSLDKFPNYVSVLEVWLAHLAQFMVLLLPQARSHQVIFNIMRELKVKGCSGLCTLASSDGESHIKHSESVGGDETCSSLHVHSTPEIEKKYVHRVYDAIAPHFSATRFAKWPKVATFLNSLPSGSLILDAGCGNGKYLGLNPDCFFIGCDISDPLIKICADRGHEVLVADAVNLPYRTGYGDASISIAVLHHLSTENRRKKAIEELIRVVKKGGMVLITVWAAEQEDRSLVTKWTPLAQKYVEEWIGPGTPHVRSPSSLTLQSIPEAEESNSKEQLEDTKEILNEKLEETVHLSSQDQDGSVFLIDAEDKQKQQEYFVPWHLPYHRAEVSGASASALASGLARKDDKKGAVVYDRYYHVFSEGELARLRFTEMVHPQLDRWVLLALLLHIEVDSYADFPGLAAQRDVTRQP, encoded by the exons ATGGGCCATCAGAGCCCAAAGTCATTTCTCAAGGTGTACCAAGACAAATGGGCCATGAACCCAAAAGAGGCTCAAATAGTCCACTGCCTGTCTTCTCTGCAGGTGACAGCTTTAGGGCTCCTTCTCAAGGCTTTTCTCTCGCTACCTGTAGACCGGTCGAACTTCCATTCTCTGTCAAGATTGGAGCTCCGGGCGTTGTATGGATTGTATTCTCTAGACAAATTCCCGAATTACGTCTCTGTCCTGGAAGTGTGGCTAGCTCACCTAGCTCA gtttatggtctTGCTTCTTCCACAAGCAAGAAGTCATCAGGTGATCTTCAACATTATGAGAGAACTCAAAGTAAAAGGTTGTTCTGGATTGTGTACTCTTGCATCTTCCGATGGTGAATCTCATATCAAACATTCTGAATCAGTAGGCGGGGATGAGACATGTTCGTCATTACACGTGCATTCTACGCCAGAAATTGAGAAAAAGTATGTTCATCGAGTCTATGACGCTATTGCTCCCCATTTTAGTGCCACCAGATTTGCTAAGTGGCCAAAAGTCGCCACCTTTTTGAATTCCTTGCCTTCAGGATCTCTTATATTGGATGCAGGATGTGGAAATGGGAAGTACTTGGGTTTGAATCCTGATTGCTTTTTCATAGGATGTGATATAAGTGATCCTCTTATTAAAATTTGTGCGGATAGAGGGCATGAGGTTCTTGTAGCAGATGCAGTAAATCTTCCTTACAGAACTGGTTATGGGGATGCATCAATTTCCATAGCTGTTTTACACCACTTAAGTACAGAGAACAGGAGGAAGAAAGCAATTGAAGAATTAATTCGGGTTGTCAAAAAGGGTGGCATGGTTCTAATAACAGTTTGGGCTGCAGAACAGGAGGATAGGTCATTGGTCACCAAATGGACTCCTCTTGCCCAAAAGTATGTGGAAGAGTGGATAGGTCCAGGTACTCCTCATGTGCGTAGTCCTTCATCCTTAACATTACAAAGTATCCCTGAAGCCGAGGAGAGTAATTCGAAAGAGCAATTAGAGGATACTAAGGAGATTCTAAATGAGAAGTTGGAGGAAACAGTGCATTTATCATCTCAAGATCAAGATGGTTCGGTGTTTCTGATTGATGCAGAGGATAAACAAAAGCAACAGGAATATTTTGTTCCTTGGCACTTACCCTATCATCGTGCTGAAGTCAGTGGTGCGTCTGCTTCTGCTCTTGCTAGTGGCTTGGCAAGAAAGGATGATAAAAAGGGTGCCGTGGTGTATGATAGATACTACCATGTCTTCAGTGAAGGAGAGCTTGCAAG ATTGAGATTTACCGAGATGGTTCATCCTCAATTAGACAGATGGGTTTTGCTAGCACTTTTGCTTCACATTGAAGTTGATTCCTACGCTGACTTTCCTGGTCTGGCAGCTCAACGTGATGTGACACGCCAACCATGA
- the LOC120009105 gene encoding tRNA (carboxymethyluridine(34)-5-O)-methyltransferase-like isoform X3, with protein MVLLLPQARSHQVIFNIMRELKVKGCSGLCTLASSDGESHIKHSESVGGDETCSSLHVHSTPEIEKKYVHRVYDAIAPHFSATRFAKWPKVATFLNSLPSGSLILDAGCGNGKYLGLNPDCFFIGCDISDPLIKICADRGHEVLVADAVNLPYRTGYGDASISIAVLHHLSTENRRKKAIEELIRVVKKGGMVLITVWAAEQEDRSLVTKWTPLAQKYVEEWIGPGTPHVRSPSSLTLQSIPEAEESNSKEQLEDTKEILNEKLEETVHLSSQDQDGSVFLIDAEDKQKQQEYFVPWHLPYHRAEVSGASASALASGLARKDDKKGAVVYDRYYHVFSEGELARLRFTEMVHPQLDRWVLLALLLHIEVDSYADFPGLAAQRDVTRQP; from the exons atggtctTGCTTCTTCCACAAGCAAGAAGTCATCAGGTGATCTTCAACATTATGAGAGAACTCAAAGTAAAAGGTTGTTCTGGATTGTGTACTCTTGCATCTTCCGATGGTGAATCTCATATCAAACATTCTGAATCAGTAGGCGGGGATGAGACATGTTCGTCATTACACGTGCATTCTACGCCAGAAATTGAGAAAAAGTATGTTCATCGAGTCTATGACGCTATTGCTCCCCATTTTAGTGCCACCAGATTTGCTAAGTGGCCAAAAGTCGCCACCTTTTTGAATTCCTTGCCTTCAGGATCTCTTATATTGGATGCAGGATGTGGAAATGGGAAGTACTTGGGTTTGAATCCTGATTGCTTTTTCATAGGATGTGATATAAGTGATCCTCTTATTAAAATTTGTGCGGATAGAGGGCATGAGGTTCTTGTAGCAGATGCAGTAAATCTTCCTTACAGAACTGGTTATGGGGATGCATCAATTTCCATAGCTGTTTTACACCACTTAAGTACAGAGAACAGGAGGAAGAAAGCAATTGAAGAATTAATTCGGGTTGTCAAAAAGGGTGGCATGGTTCTAATAACAGTTTGGGCTGCAGAACAGGAGGATAGGTCATTGGTCACCAAATGGACTCCTCTTGCCCAAAAGTATGTGGAAGAGTGGATAGGTCCAGGTACTCCTCATGTGCGTAGTCCTTCATCCTTAACATTACAAAGTATCCCTGAAGCCGAGGAGAGTAATTCGAAAGAGCAATTAGAGGATACTAAGGAGATTCTAAATGAGAAGTTGGAGGAAACAGTGCATTTATCATCTCAAGATCAAGATGGTTCGGTGTTTCTGATTGATGCAGAGGATAAACAAAAGCAACAGGAATATTTTGTTCCTTGGCACTTACCCTATCATCGTGCTGAAGTCAGTGGTGCGTCTGCTTCTGCTCTTGCTAGTGGCTTGGCAAGAAAGGATGATAAAAAGGGTGCCGTGGTGTATGATAGATACTACCATGTCTTCAGTGAAGGAGAGCTTGCAAG ATTGAGATTTACCGAGATGGTTCATCCTCAATTAGACAGATGGGTTTTGCTAGCACTTTTGCTTCACATTGAAGTTGATTCCTACGCTGACTTTCCTGGTCTGGCAGCTCAACGTGATGTGACACGCCAACCATGA
- the LOC120009105 gene encoding tRNA (carboxymethyluridine(34)-5-O)-methyltransferase-like isoform X2, with the protein MGHQSPKSFLKVYQDKWAMNPKEAQIVHCLSSLQVTALGLLLKAFLSLPVDRSNFHSLSRLELRALYGLYSLDKFPNYVSVLEVWLAHLAQFMVLLLPQARSHQVIFNIMRELKVKGCSGLCTLASSDGESHIKHSESVGGDETCSSLHVHSTPEIEKKYVHRVYDAIAPHFSATRFAKWPKVATFLNSLPSGSLILDAGCGNGKYLGLNPDCFFIGCDISDPLIKICADRGHEVLVADAVNLPYRTGYGDASISIAVLHHLSTENRRKKAIEELIRVVKKGGMVLITVWAAEQEDRSLVTKWTPLAQKYVEEWIGPGTPHVRSPSSLTLQSIPEAEESNSKEQLEDTKEILNEKLEETVHLSSQDQDGSVFLIDAEDKQKQQEYFVPWHLPYHRAEVSGASASALASGLARKDDKKGAVVYDRYYHVFSEGELARLVSGMRNAVVVDQFFDKSNWCIILEKIS; encoded by the exons ATGGGCCATCAGAGCCCAAAGTCATTTCTCAAGGTGTACCAAGACAAATGGGCCATGAACCCAAAAGAGGCTCAAATAGTCCACTGCCTGTCTTCTCTGCAGGTGACAGCTTTAGGGCTCCTTCTCAAGGCTTTTCTCTCGCTACCTGTAGACCGGTCGAACTTCCATTCTCTGTCAAGATTGGAGCTCCGGGCGTTGTATGGATTGTATTCTCTAGACAAATTCCCGAATTACGTCTCTGTCCTGGAAGTGTGGCTAGCTCACCTAGCTCA gtttatggtctTGCTTCTTCCACAAGCAAGAAGTCATCAGGTGATCTTCAACATTATGAGAGAACTCAAAGTAAAAGGTTGTTCTGGATTGTGTACTCTTGCATCTTCCGATGGTGAATCTCATATCAAACATTCTGAATCAGTAGGCGGGGATGAGACATGTTCGTCATTACACGTGCATTCTACGCCAGAAATTGAGAAAAAGTATGTTCATCGAGTCTATGACGCTATTGCTCCCCATTTTAGTGCCACCAGATTTGCTAAGTGGCCAAAAGTCGCCACCTTTTTGAATTCCTTGCCTTCAGGATCTCTTATATTGGATGCAGGATGTGGAAATGGGAAGTACTTGGGTTTGAATCCTGATTGCTTTTTCATAGGATGTGATATAAGTGATCCTCTTATTAAAATTTGTGCGGATAGAGGGCATGAGGTTCTTGTAGCAGATGCAGTAAATCTTCCTTACAGAACTGGTTATGGGGATGCATCAATTTCCATAGCTGTTTTACACCACTTAAGTACAGAGAACAGGAGGAAGAAAGCAATTGAAGAATTAATTCGGGTTGTCAAAAAGGGTGGCATGGTTCTAATAACAGTTTGGGCTGCAGAACAGGAGGATAGGTCATTGGTCACCAAATGGACTCCTCTTGCCCAAAAGTATGTGGAAGAGTGGATAGGTCCAGGTACTCCTCATGTGCGTAGTCCTTCATCCTTAACATTACAAAGTATCCCTGAAGCCGAGGAGAGTAATTCGAAAGAGCAATTAGAGGATACTAAGGAGATTCTAAATGAGAAGTTGGAGGAAACAGTGCATTTATCATCTCAAGATCAAGATGGTTCGGTGTTTCTGATTGATGCAGAGGATAAACAAAAGCAACAGGAATATTTTGTTCCTTGGCACTTACCCTATCATCGTGCTGAAGTCAGTGGTGCGTCTGCTTCTGCTCTTGCTAGTGGCTTGGCAAGAAAGGATGATAAAAAGGGTGCCGTGGTGTATGATAGATACTACCATGTCTTCAGTGAAGGAGAGCTTGCAAG GTTAGTATCTGGCATGCGTAATGCAGTTGTAGTCGatcaattttttgataaatctaATTGGTGTATCATTCTTgagaaaatttcataa